The Hippocampus zosterae strain Florida chromosome 11, ASM2543408v3, whole genome shotgun sequence genome includes the window tcccctgggaagagctggaagaagtggctaggggaAGTCTGAGCCTCCCTGCTCAAGCtactgcccccgtgacccgaccccggataagcgttgGACGGTATCGGAAAAGGTTGGGCAAGGCTGTGCTGAATCGCCTCCCTCTCTTCCAGTGCCATCATGACGGGCTCGTACAACAACTTCTTCCGAATGTTCGACCGCAATACCCGGCGGGACGTCACGCTGGAGGCTTCCCGGGAAAGCAGCAAGCCGCGGGCCACGCTGAAGCCGCGCAAGGTGTCCACGGGCGGCAAGCGGAAGAAGGACGAGATCAGCGTGGACAGCCTGGACTTCAACAAGAAGATCCTGCACACGGCCTGGCACCCCAAAGAGAACGTGATCGCCGTGGCCGCCACCAACAACTTGTACATTTTCCAGGACAAGATCAACTAGAAGAGCGCGGGGACGGGCTTTGGGCGTCCTTGTTGTAGTTCAGCCTACTACGTGTCTGTCTGTAaaagaacaacaagaaaaaaaacggccgcgTCGTCCTCCCGGTGAAGAAATTTTCGAAAGCACGCGTCTACTTTTTGGGAGGCCGACCTGTaggtctgttttattttgaatctaAGCTTAGgttgtttttggattttttttttttttttttttttttttttttgccttttggcaTCAGGGCAATcatcgcaaccccccccccccccccccctgtccctcGCCCCAGTGACCCAGAAAGCCCAACCTGGATCTCATTGACGGAGGTCAAACTCTTGAACGTCGATGTTTGTGTTGACAATTTTAACCTTCGTTTCACCGTTTTAAAGGCTCGGAAGCTGacccccatgccccccccccccccccctcccgccacaCAAGTGACGTCGTACCGCCGTCTGAAAGGTTTCCGAGCACCGAAGAGCGGATTAACGGTTGgttgggcaggggggggggtaaaaaaagtcaaactgtaACATTCCTTCCCTCCCGTCGGCCGCATATCTGCTGGTGGAAGTGGCCGTGAATCTGGAgagcggactttttttttttttttctctctccctttcttTCCCCTTCTCGTACTTACGTTCTCCCTCCACCCATCAATACAGTGACCTGATTTCACTGACTGTATCTACTCAAGTACACCTTGTCATCCACATAATAAAAAGAAACTAAAACGACAGATGTGTTTTTAAATTTCGATGTATAttgctttgcatgtttttatgttgtagAGATGGAACATGTCCAGTCgcagcactgtttttttttttttttttgtagatttctAATGAACTACCATTTTGGGGCTACCAGTTCCACAACCACTGTTGGACAcaactaagtgtgtgtgtgtcaatgtgtgcgcgcgtgtgtgtgtgttccaagtTCCTCTTGATTTTAGAGcgcgttttattttttggtttttttgtgggcCGGTAAAGCACATGGGCACAAGACGGACAAAGGGAACCTGCAGCCTTAATTCCGACTTTCTATGAGTGACAGCTACAAGTTCCGACCCCCCTCCCAGCCCGAACCTCACGTGCATTATGAGTTAATTCCGATCTTTGACGCGTGATGTCCACATTAACGCCGCTGCTACGAATACACATTGCACCCATACGCGTCGGCGATAAGAGTGCCTCCCAATCTTAGGAGTGTTGACAGCCCTCATCCGTCTCCTTCCTAATACGGGGAAGTTCCTCCGAAAATTTAGACGTACGTTCAAAACGAAACACACAACGCATTGTCTTTGTCCATTGATTCCTCATATGGTGGCAATGTATTCActggttttattattttgaccAAAGTTCAATAAAATTTTAATTGTGTTCATCTTTTGGGCGGATTTCCTTTCACATCACTCGCAAAAGCCGCATGCATTTTTCAACTTTTATTGAATCTCATGGACCATGTTTGTGcgtcacattttcttttgttgacaAATATCGCAGCATAATTTGTAGTGAAGTAATCACAGTACATGGATACAAATGACACAATAGTACCGGTAATACAAACAATTGACCAGTTTCGATCAAGTGATTCATAGACGTACAACGCAGCAGTTCCTAAAACGTTCAGATCTTTGAGGAAGTGGCAGAAAAACCAGAGGACAGTTTAGATGAGTCCCGAGAGGGGCTGCAGGCGTTTCAGTCACTTGGCCCACGgtggcttgattttttttcacattcgaTCCCTCATCATTTCAAGGCATGACGAGGTCTCATCAAGGTCCGAATGCAACACTTCTCAGAGGGTGCTGTGGGACGCCAGACGCTTCCCGACGTAtatcctaaaaaaacaaaacggtagACCACATCAGTTCTATTTTTAGGTTGAGCTTTTGGCTAAAATTCCTTAAGGGATTAATAGCTGTATGTATTGGCGACAGGCCTGTgcaggaaagtaaaaaaaaaaggcaggatcATCctactagaacaggggtgtcaaactccggtcctggaaggccgctgtcctgcatgttttccaagtctccctgttgcaacacacctgattcaaatgatcagatcatcagcaaactctgcagaagcctgacattgaacctgatcATTCGAATCAGATGTGTTCcgacagggagacttggaaaacatgcacgacAGCGGCCATCCAGGACCCGAGTTTAGACACCTATGCAGTGGCGTTCCGACAGGGCCAGCAAGGACTtatctgctggcctaaacattctcagaaaagtaaatttaataaattgactctgagaataacaaatttaatttatgttattttattttcataaatatgtaaacaaaattattctctgtcttctttacgtcatattatttgcacttagtcgagtggctttcaatgttattttaaataacattgaaagccactcgataaataactaatttattatggtagagtttgtaaccaatcatatttcagatagcttgtgttgccaggtaaattaaactttcTCGCGGCCATCAGAGTAAACAGGGCAGGCCCCTGTGCACTGTAAATGAACGTGCACAGtgacagtcaggttgcaatagccaatcagatcacgagtctgcgtaccagtgCCAGTTTGAAGGCCTTACGTCtacactggacgtgcgcgttcggtgattggattagcgcccgctagagggagctgttgctgcattttgacccaaaatggccgaaggagaagacgttgatctggttgcggaactactttccacacaattttcaagacggaccttccactggatttaccaatttaagttgttttaccaaggcagcaaggaaacatcagatcacggctgggcacttacaagctacggtgcgtttaaaaacgtttggggacactcgcgtagatctacagctcagtgaacaggcactacattggtgagtaaatgaattttattttacatttcttcttgctattttatttcgttagtattaatggtcttgttattttatttcgttagtattaatggtaacgaaataaaatgacaacgatacaaaaatgtatcaaataaatcagatcacctgcaatttataatggcgcattgtagtcagcttggtgcactaaagttcgttcaatctcagctgatcaacattttcagttatttgctgttgtatagcctattctcaaaatgcaaatgatctgttaactttattttcaaagaatggtttgttttgttgtgtggttggtgtctcctcaaaactcacttgtattgtttggcattcgactcagcatgatttagatttgttcttggtttactgtttggtgctttctactgtcttttttttaccgatttgtcttactgtttattgtgcatgttaaattgctccttgTACAGGactttgtatgcaacgatggctgtttgaaagtgctctataaatacagttaacttatatgaaactgtgacattgcgcaatttattggacagacttgtttaagatcacacagcgtaatttgggttggcattttattttgtatttttttaaatcttgatttttttttgacaataccTGTAAATGTAGTTTGCTGCTCTTAAttatgaatgcatacttgatggttttaaatgctcctgaaattaagtgctgcttgacgagcctgtattgtgttaatgtatgtgacgtcactgtaGGCCGAAGGTTGAAATGCATGGCCCGCCACTGCACCTATGTACTAGAACAACAGAACTTCATTTGGAGATTGAGCAGAGGTACTTAAAATTGTGGTAATCATGTGTAAACCGGGTTTGAAACCGATTGGTAAATTCTAAATGCAGCTTTTGAGAACTGATTTTGAAACACTAACCCGAACTTCAATCACTACTTTCAAATCTTTACCCTACTTTCAAACTCTTACTTTGAAGCCATTTCTCAACTCCTTGAGAGATGCTCCCATACTGCAACGAGCCTTACCCGAGGCCGATGGCGAGTATATGCGAGATGATTAAAGAGGGCAAGAAGAGCTGCAGGAAGTCGGGCGAGAGGACCCCGCCCTTCTTCATGACGCTGCTGTTGCGCATGCTGAGCGCAGTGGCGCGCTTGGGGTGCTTGAGCAGGAACTCCCTGCGGAGGAAGCACATAAAACTTTCATCGCCCGTCGAAGGTCACGACGACAGAAAACGGTCACCTTGCCTAAGTGACCAAATTGTCATATTTAAGCAAGAGGCGCCACGGCACTTCATGTGGCAGAAAAGCGAGTGAaatgaattttttgggggaaaaaaaaacaatcttcccTGGCCTCATCTTATGCCTCTAATTTAATATTcaaatattaagataagataagatatactttattatgtatgtagaaagaagaaaggagacagagagaaaacaaacatctttcaattaaatacaatatgaacacaaatggataaatcgcagtactatttacaattttccttcacatcatttaattattattatcattatgattgttattttttattcatcagcctattATTCCTTAACTTCAGGCGCAGGCAACTGACTGCATATGGACTGCTGCAACCACTGGCGCAGACGTGACTGTTTCCATTTACTAAGGCGTCTCTCTTACGTTTGGATTGTAAACGTAaaaatacgttttaaaaaaatacgttGAACCagtaacatttcatttttggcaaTACGCCGTCATGAACAAAACATGCTTGCAGCGCTGATGCCTCAGCGTCCAACGCGAATGTGAGGGTGCAGCTAAAAGAATCCATATTCCATCTTTTAAGGAGCAGCTTTAATCGAGACGATATTGTTCGGAACACCACTCCGTAAAATAAACTGTTTCAATCAAAACTCGTGTAGCTCATGTTGTGGCCACAGCCAGTGTGATCACGTATAAAAAGCATACTTTGGCGGATTGTTCTCGGGTCGACTGGACCAGTCCCAGATCCAGTCTGCgtttttcttcatcatcatctctACTTCCTGTCTTCTTTCCTGAAGGTCCTCGTCCgactaaaaaaacacattgtggGTTCGGtcaggttgaaaaaaataaaataaaaacaagcaccAGGGTACAGACATACCGACAATTGTGAATTTGTGTAACAGCAATGTCATATCATTACTAATAAACTCTTTGTGCTCACGAGTAGGACAACTACATTCCATTACTAGTGAGGTACAATATTATTAGTAGCACTTTAATGTCAACGAATGCAGGGcttggcctattttgtaacATGTAATTGAAGTACTTGTATGCCAAAGCTGTCCAACGAGTACAGAAATGCCAGATTAGCGTGGGaaaattttgtttgaaaaacaactaGTGCGGGTTGGAGGATTACTATaatgtatgactttttttttttttttggtcatgtgtcGGGTCACTCATGTTCTAAAAATCAATACGCGTGTACCCCGCTTTCAAATGAAGACAGTAGATAATATGCAGTACCTGCAAGCTGCTTCCCCCAGAGCCTTTCCACACAAGGGGGGTCAGTGCTCTCCGTGGGCTGTTGTAAGAGGGGAGAAAAGGGTCAGAGTGACTGTGTGCATTTCGCAACCATTTCGTTCCCCTTTCGAGCACAGACCTATTGCACTCCGAGCTTCCACCTGAGCTGCTCCTGCTCGACTCGTGCTGGGCGTCCAGCAGCATGTTTTCCACGTCATCCTGCTGAGTGGACGTGGGCATGACGAGCTCCTGGCTTCCGTGGCGACTGATGCTTTGTGTAAAGTGGAACTCCACCCACGAAcctggttaaaaataaaaacaatcggaaaaaaatacatatcatGTACACAAAGCAGCCAGTGatgatgaaaaatgtatttttaaatacaagATATGTcgataaaaatgtgtgcaaGCACAATGTAATCATTTGCGCTCTGACTCACAAAATCTTAAACTACATACtcatataaaacatttttagaatCTTGTCGTGAAGCTTCCCAACAGTTTCCATGCTAGCTCGCGCCATTTCCgaacaaaatgtgtcattttaaaacaataccTTGCAAACTCTCCTCCGAAGGAGCGTCCTTTGGTATCGACATGGCACAGCTTGGCTTCCTCCTTCGTTTTAAGCGTTGACCAACGTGGCTAAAAGTTTAAATGTGGCGAAATATTCCCTGAGACCCGATCAGCTGCAGCGTCCTCCAAGCAACACAATAACAATGACGAAATCAAGTGTTTACCTGGAAGCCGATTGGCCAAGGCGAGGGCGCGTGTCGTACGTATGAAAAATAGGCCCCGCCCTCCTATGCTAGAATGCGCATGCGCAATCATTCTCCCTGGAAAGCAGACGTCTTTGTTGCGTCCGGTATATGTCACAAGCCGGGGTTTGAAAACACACCATGACATCGACACGATACATCACAAATAGAACGATTCAACGGACCACGTCGAGTAAAAATATTGTGTGGGTCAGCGGATAGAGGCAGTGCGGCGCATTTGGCTCTAGGTGGCAGTATAAGATCAGACCCCTCTCAAAGTGGCATTGTTGAGCAACGTTTCCCTCCTCGGTCagaagtatttgttttttgtttttctcacctCTTAAGGCTGTGACTCGTTCACTTGTATTGAGTAATACTGATAGCAGAGTTTCTAAACTGAAAAATTCCACACCCAAAGTACTTTTCATTCCAATAAAATTAATTGGTCTTGCAAATGGAAATATTCATATACTGTAATAGTTTATGTGTCCCATGCTTTTCCAGATTTGGAAGCTTGTAAACTCCAACTCCTTACTATACCACACTTGGGATACTTGCATACATACTGTTATTTGTAGTGGTCCTTCGATCGATATCATCAAACGATATCCGTGATAATTTACTTGATCGGCATGTATCGATCATTGCCTTTCATTGCCGATCACCCACAGCTTGTTTGGTGCAGTCCGTGTAAACAGTTACTGAATCATAATATAGGTGTGTGTCTTTTCTACACTGTCACTCTTAAATGAGGTCATGTTTTTGGATAATAAAGGGATAGAAATgtgcataaaatgtatttttaaagtcTGATTATTGAATTAATCAAGACAAATGTCAGATTACATATTATTATCAATGTCAATGTCAATTAATGTTGTCATGTCAATTAGTATAATAATTGTTAGTGAGCAACTGTAAAATTGACAAATGTGCAGTTCATTTGATCCACGTGATCGGTTTGGGAATCGGTATCGGTCGATCTCACTCATGGATGATCGAAATCAGAATCGGCACCGTACCAGACTTGATCGAAGCACCCCTACCTGaagaaagtgcttttttttttgattcatgATGGCCCTATTTTCTCATACAGTGGCCGGTAATTCTTCAATGACTCAACTCATGTTGTGTTTGCACATTCTCAATTGTTGTATCTAGCGGTGGTGTTTCAAAATGCACACACGTGTGTAGAATACTTGTTTTAATCCTTATATACGAACCTCCAGCGTAATTTGACTAGTTGTTAAAATCCACATGAACTGTGCGTGCTATCTCGCCGAGGCAACTCCAAATTTGTGGCGGGCAAATGAAATTATGTTTTCCTCGCGTTGAGATTAGCGTGACTGATTATTCCTGGACAACTCAATTATTTCTGCAATTTAGGGAGGCTATTACTTACAAATCTGTCCTCCTTCCTGCCAGACATGGGCTTGTTACCCAACTGAAATACACTTTGAAACAAACATGGCGCACTGTGCAAAATGGAAGAAATTCAATGCGTCTTTTTGCACGGTGGAATTGCTTTGCAAAAAGAGCAACGGATGTTTCCGAGAAGGGAAGTTATCCACTCCAAGGAGATGTGCTCCCAAAATATCTCTTCATAGGGGTCATGttgtggaaaattgacttttttttttttggtcttgtatACAAATAGTTGAGTCTAAACTCACACGCTCTGCCCATCCGTCAAGTGCGAAATGAAACAACCAAATATTTTAGCTCACTGTTTCTGAAAAGGTGTCAGTGAGTGTGATATTTTGCTTGTTTATCTTCGAAAACACCagagaacagttttttttctgtctgactGACAAGTGTCCACTACTGACACaatagtagaaaaaaaacaaacaaatacaatattgCAAATGCTTGCTCGGGGGTGTGTCTCCCCAATCACCTTCAGGCTTGCATTTTTAACAATTTTCGATATGTGACCATCTGCGCAGAAAACGATGAAAGCGTATATGCTTTTGCAGTTTAACACCTTCCATCTGTCTAATTCAGCCCGTATGAATATGGAAGGCATCCCAATAATTCCCCCATGACAAGAAAGTTAACACCTGGAATTTTCTGGCCATTTCCTCCAATATAGTGACCAAGCACTGCATCTGGCCAAATGGTAATATGCGAATAAATCATCTTTCCatactaaaataaaatatgttgactGCTTATGAAACGTCAATACCGTTGGTTTCAAGAAGCAACGCGCGCATCCTCCAAAAACATTTATGCAGCTGCAAACCCGAAGCGAGCATTCGCATATCGTGCTGGTGTTAAGTGCTTTAGATTTTCATAAGCTGCAGTCAGCATGTGTTGCCGGCGACAATGATTGGGTTAAATGTTATGGAGCTTTTGTTCATCTCCGCATCCCCGGTGACAGACGGCATTCCAAGCGCAACTCGTATCTGATATTAATACGATATCAggaaagataaaaacaaatgaatgcggCTAACTTGGCGAAGCGGGATATGAAACGTTGATTAGATACAGCATATAAATAGGTTTGTGGATGGGGAAGATGAGAAGGCGGGAAGACAGGAAGTTGTAGTAAGGCAGGAAGACATTTAGCATCTGTTCAAATCCTGATTATCTCTGACAATTAACCTCCATTGGCCACATCCTGCTTTCGATCAGCCAAAGAGATAGAGAGCGACATTTGACTGGTATCGCTTTTTTTCAGACTGATACCAATGCGAGTATTCACCCCTTGAGTACTCACTGAGGCCGATACCAATACCGATACTTCTACTACATATGATACATCAAATTTCACTAAACACAAGAACTGAAAATTGTGAACAGAAAACAGGTCTCGACCTTTCTGTCTTTCTGACACGCATAATAATTCAGCAGTGCGTCAAACGGCCGCAGTGCTATGCCAACTCCAAGCAAGGAAGACTTATTTGATTCCGGATGTATTTATCTTTTTCCTTAAATATCAGCGGCTGGTATCATCATCTTTCACGAGACCC containing:
- the bnip4 gene encoding BCL2 interacting protein 4; its protein translation is MSIPKDAPSEESLQGSWVEFHFTQSISRHGSQELVMPTSTQQDDVENMLLDAQHESSRSSSGGSSECNSPRRALTPLVWKGSGGSSLQSDEDLQERRQEVEMMMKKNADWIWDWSSRPENNPPKEFLLKHPKRATALSMRNSSVMKKGGVLSPDFLQLFLPSLIISHILAIGLGIYVGKRLASHSTL